Proteins encoded in a region of the Solanum dulcamara chromosome 9, daSolDulc1.2, whole genome shotgun sequence genome:
- the LOC129903543 gene encoding actin-like yields MMIWLPGGQDLNIGAERFRCPEVLFHPSLVGKGPIGIHEKAYNSIMKSDVGIRKDLFANIVLSGGSTLFPGIVERMNKEITAVAPSSTTIEVVAPPERKYITWIGGSILSPPCSSFLVISNKQDRGHYQILHHCRR; encoded by the exons ATGATGATTTGG CTTCCTGGCGGACAAGACCTTAATATTGGTGCTGAGAGGTTCCGTTGTCCTGAAGTCCTATTCCATCCATCATTGGTCGGAAAGGGACCGATAGGAATCCATGAAAAAGCTTATAACTCAATCATGAAAAGTGATGTTGGTATTAGGAAGGATTTATTTGCAAACATTGTGCTTAGTGGTGGCTCAACTTTGTTTCCTGGCATAGTAGAACGCATGAACAAGGAAATCACTGCTGTTGCTCCAAGCAGCACAACGATCGAGGTGGTTGCACCACCTGAGAGGAAGTACATCACCTGGATAGGAGGATCAATTCTATCCCCTCCTTGTTCTAGTTTTTTGGTTATTAGTAATAAACAAGACAGGGGTCATTATCAAATTCTCCACCACTGCAGAAGGTAA